Proteins from a single region of Shinella zoogloeoides:
- a CDS encoding MFS transporter translates to MVHTHYRWVIVAAGGLLGCIAIGAMFSLPVFLLPIAKETGWSVTGVSTAMTIGFLAMAFASMGWGGLSDRWGPRPVVLAGSVLLAASLVLASFATSLIVFQFVFGLLVGVAVAAVFAPMMACVTGWFDTHRSLAVSLVSAGMGMAPMTMSPFAAWLVTMHDWRVSMQIIAAVVAVTMIPVSLLIRRPPALEAGASSAVAGEPQEGMTVREVLRSPQFIILCLTNFFCCATHSGPIFHTVSYAITCGIPMIAAVTIYSVEGLAGMGGRVVFGLLGDRFGAKHILVLGLFVQAFGALAYVFTGGLASFNLVAGIFGFIYAGVMPLYAVIARENFPLRMMGTVIGGTAMAGSLGMALGPVAGGLIYDTFASYTWLYVGSWGIGLGAFLIAMTFRPAPRAREALAGT, encoded by the coding sequence ATGGTCCATACGCATTATCGCTGGGTGATCGTCGCGGCAGGGGGCCTGCTCGGCTGCATCGCCATCGGCGCCATGTTCTCGCTGCCCGTCTTCCTGCTGCCGATCGCCAAGGAGACGGGCTGGTCGGTGACGGGCGTTTCCACCGCCATGACCATCGGCTTTCTCGCCATGGCCTTCGCCAGCATGGGCTGGGGCGGCCTGTCCGACCGCTGGGGGCCGCGGCCGGTCGTGCTGGCCGGCTCGGTGCTGCTGGCCGCAAGCCTCGTGCTGGCGAGCTTCGCCACCTCGCTGATCGTCTTCCAGTTCGTCTTCGGCCTTTTGGTGGGGGTGGCGGTCGCCGCCGTCTTCGCGCCGATGATGGCCTGCGTGACCGGCTGGTTCGATACCCATCGCAGCCTTGCCGTCTCGCTGGTCTCGGCCGGCATGGGCATGGCGCCCATGACCATGTCGCCCTTCGCCGCCTGGCTGGTGACCATGCACGACTGGCGCGTCTCCATGCAGATCATCGCGGCCGTCGTCGCCGTGACGATGATCCCGGTCTCGCTGCTGATCCGGCGTCCTCCGGCGCTGGAGGCGGGAGCCTCATCCGCCGTGGCCGGCGAGCCGCAGGAGGGCATGACGGTGCGCGAGGTGCTGCGCTCGCCGCAATTCATCATCCTGTGCCTGACGAACTTCTTCTGCTGCGCCACCCATTCGGGGCCGATCTTCCATACGGTGAGCTACGCCATCACCTGCGGCATCCCGATGATCGCCGCCGTCACCATCTACAGCGTCGAGGGGCTGGCGGGCATGGGCGGGCGCGTGGTCTTCGGCCTGCTCGGCGACAGGTTCGGCGCCAAGCATATTCTCGTCCTGGGGCTGTTCGTGCAGGCTTTTGGGGCGCTCGCCTATGTCTTCACCGGCGGGCTGGCCTCGTTCAATCTGGTCGCGGGCATCTTCGGTTTCATCTATGCCGGCGTTATGCCGCTCTATGCGGTCATCGCGCGTGAAAACTTCCCGCTGCGCATGATGGGAACGGTGATCGGCGGCACGGCCATGGCCGGCAGCCTCGGCATGGCGCTGGGGCCGGTGGCGGGCGGGCTGATCTACGATACCTTCGCCAGCTATACCTGGCTCTATGTCGGCTCCTGGGGCATCGGCCTCGGCGCCTTCCTGATCGCTATGACCTTCCGGCCGGCGCCGAGGGCGCGGGAAGCGCTGGCGGGAACCTGA
- a CDS encoding Vgb family protein: MTTTEADILHEYGPYPGVEQIGGVTFDGKAVWFAAGDAIKAIDPKDGRMLGAIDMAAHAGTAYDGRHLFQISEDRIHKIDPASGAVLATIPAPGGGGDSGLTWAEGSLWVGEYRGKRIHQIDPETGAILRVIHSNRMVTGVTWVDGQLWHGTWEGEESDLRHIDPETGAVLDTIVMPEGMAVSGLESDGADRFFCGGGRSGVVRAVRRPR, translated from the coding sequence ATGACGACCACCGAGGCAGACATCCTGCACGAATACGGCCCCTATCCCGGCGTGGAGCAGATCGGCGGCGTCACCTTCGACGGCAAGGCCGTCTGGTTCGCCGCCGGCGATGCTATCAAGGCGATAGACCCGAAGGACGGGCGCATGCTGGGCGCCATCGACATGGCCGCCCATGCCGGCACCGCCTATGACGGCCGCCACCTCTTCCAGATATCCGAGGACCGGATTCACAAGATCGACCCGGCCTCGGGCGCCGTGCTCGCCACCATCCCGGCCCCCGGCGGCGGCGGCGATTCCGGCCTCACCTGGGCGGAAGGCTCACTCTGGGTCGGCGAATATCGCGGCAAGCGCATCCACCAGATCGACCCAGAAACCGGCGCGATCCTCCGCGTCATCCACAGCAACCGCATGGTGACGGGCGTTACCTGGGTGGACGGCCAGCTCTGGCACGGCACATGGGAGGGCGAGGAAAGCGACCTGCGCCATATCGACCCCGAGACCGGCGCCGTGCTCGACACCATTGTCATGCCCGAAGGCATGGCCGTCTCCGGCCTTGAATCCGACGGCGCCGACCGCTTCTTCTGCGGCGGCGGGCGAAGCGGCGTGGTGCGCGCCGTCCGCCGTCCGCGCTGA
- a CDS encoding helix-turn-helix domain-containing protein, with protein sequence MDSMIIAAARALAGGDPLGALDRVALRDDAPALALRGIAMAQLGDLDRAKALLKSAAGAFGPREAVARARCIVAEAEIALVSRDLTWPVKALTAAGATLEAHGDRLNAAHARTLAIRRLLLIGRLDEAAALLAEIDPAALPPPLRAAHELAAAGIATRRLRTGTARQAFARAAEAARQARIPALMREIEEAARVLERPAARLIAHDGEHPLLPDAVEALFATPTLIVDACRHVARSGESAVPLATRPILFSLLRTLAEAFPGDASRETLLLRAFRARHADESHRARLRVEMGRLRAELAPFADIVATPAGFRLAPHANRAVAVLAPPRDEPHAEVLALLTDGEAWSSSALAIALGASARTVQRALEQLAAAGKVQPVGRGRARRWLTPTPGAFSTLLLLPGPLPGD encoded by the coding sequence ATGGACTCGATGATCATCGCCGCCGCGCGGGCATTGGCCGGCGGCGACCCGCTCGGCGCGCTCGACCGCGTGGCGCTGCGCGACGACGCCCCGGCGCTCGCGCTGCGCGGCATCGCCATGGCCCAGCTCGGCGACCTCGACCGGGCCAAGGCATTGCTGAAGAGCGCCGCCGGCGCCTTCGGCCCGCGCGAGGCGGTGGCGCGGGCGCGCTGCATCGTGGCCGAGGCGGAAATCGCCCTCGTCTCGCGCGACCTGACCTGGCCGGTCAAGGCGCTCACCGCCGCCGGCGCGACGCTGGAGGCCCATGGCGACCGCCTCAACGCCGCCCATGCAAGAACCCTCGCCATCCGCCGGCTGCTGCTGATCGGCCGGCTGGACGAAGCCGCCGCGCTGCTGGCGGAAATAGACCCCGCCGCCCTGCCCCCGCCGCTGCGCGCCGCCCATGAACTTGCCGCAGCCGGCATCGCGACCCGCCGGCTGCGCACAGGGACCGCGCGGCAGGCCTTCGCGCGCGCCGCCGAGGCCGCCCGGCAGGCGCGCATTCCGGCGCTGATGCGCGAGATAGAAGAGGCCGCGCGCGTGCTGGAAAGGCCCGCCGCCCGCCTGATCGCCCATGACGGAGAACACCCGCTCCTGCCCGACGCGGTGGAAGCGCTGTTCGCCACGCCGACACTGATCGTCGACGCCTGCCGGCATGTCGCGCGCAGCGGGGAGAGCGCGGTCCCGCTCGCGACACGCCCCATCCTCTTTTCCCTGCTGCGCACGCTGGCCGAAGCCTTTCCGGGGGATGCGAGCCGCGAGACCCTGCTGCTGCGCGCCTTTCGCGCCCGGCATGCCGACGAATCCCACCGCGCCCGCCTGCGTGTGGAAATGGGCCGCCTGCGCGCCGAATTGGCCCCTTTCGCGGATATCGTCGCCACGCCCGCCGGCTTCAGGCTGGCCCCGCACGCGAACCGGGCGGTCGCCGTGCTCGCCCCGCCCCGCGACGAGCCGCATGCCGAGGTGCTGGCGCTGCTCACCGATGGCGAGGCCTGGTCCAGTTCGGCGCTCGCCATTGCGCTCGGCGCCAGCGCCCGCACCGTGCAGCGCGCCCTTGAGCAGCTTGCCGCCGCCGGCAAGGTGCAGCCGGTCGGGCGCGGGCGCGCGCGGCGCTGGCTGACGCCGACACCGGGGGCATTCTCGACACTCTTGTTACTCCCGGGTCCCCTGCCCGGCGATTAG